Proteins from a genomic interval of Sphingobacterium lactis:
- a CDS encoding peptidase MA family metallohydrolase has protein sequence MKFKNILFSRILFANLVLFLCCTFMPTATQAQYFGQNKMRYKKLDFKVYDTPHFNIYYYLKNDSMMNWLAKESEVWYELHQQVFQDTFLRKNPIIFYNNHPEFQQTTAISGEISPGTGGVTEAFKQRVIMPIMQINQQTRHVLGHELVHAFQYRVLIEGGDSTRLENIANIPLWMVEGMAEYFSIGKKDAFTSMWMRDAYARNDLPSLRQLTEQSQKYFPYRYGQAFWSYIGSTYGDTVIMPLFIETAKYGYESAIRRVFGYDAQTMSTLWKNSMENTYRNMGRDTTSNPIGQLLLSRKNAGRMNVSPAISPDGKYVVFLSEMDLFSIDLFLADAESGKVIRKLGSRLTNRDIDEFSFIESAGTFSPDSKFFAFSVFSEGKNKLMIVDVGTGKTVSVQAMGDITEFTNITWAPNGSLVAFSGLKNGRSDIYTYDLQTKELNQLMDDKYSDFQPSFSRDGKFIVFSTDRMSLESSSRSVTIPMSLAVVDVNTKEIREIPVFPGANNLNPQFSSNGEEIYFLSNSDGFRNMYKIKIADSSVERMTDYFTGISGITEYSPALSVSANDDIVYSYYKDNAYTVYKAKASEFESVAVDAAEVNQEAAMLPPAQSRGVNVVNTNLTNFNAYGRISDAQINEVPYRPKFKLDYLANSGVGMSVGSRYGAGISSGVQGMFSDILGYNQIFAALNINGEIYDFGGQVAYINQRSRWNWGGSLSHIPYRFGFYDFATRDLGNGPENVLDQYLVRSFQTQVDAFVAYPFNRHHRFETGAAASYNSYRVDRYTQTAFYYGNREKVSNEEAAAAMGVNNLDPFNLMQVNAGFVGDNAVFGIAAPLQGFRYRLGAEQYFGTYSFTALNVDLRKYHRIKPVTIAARVYSYMRMGTDADKLYNMYIGYPYLVRGYESNSFGPSSMIGYTDLSGSKMVVGNFEIRLPFTGPEKLAAVPSNFLFTDLNFFVDGGLAWSDAQTVKWKKTDADLVTRTSNGQTYQIYDPMVTMPVFSAGISLRVNLFGAMILEPYYAIQLNNPTREKFGTFGLNFAPGW, from the coding sequence ATGAAATTTAAGAATATACTTTTCTCAAGAATTCTTTTTGCCAATTTAGTATTGTTTCTGTGCTGCACCTTTATGCCTACCGCCACCCAGGCGCAGTATTTTGGCCAGAATAAAATGCGGTACAAGAAGTTGGACTTTAAGGTTTACGATACGCCACACTTCAATATCTATTATTACCTGAAGAACGATTCGATGATGAATTGGTTGGCGAAGGAATCTGAGGTTTGGTATGAGCTGCATCAGCAGGTCTTTCAGGATACCTTTCTACGGAAGAATCCGATCATCTTCTACAACAACCATCCGGAATTCCAGCAGACAACAGCCATTTCGGGAGAAATCAGTCCTGGGACAGGTGGTGTTACCGAAGCGTTCAAGCAACGTGTCATCATGCCGATCATGCAGATCAACCAGCAGACCCGTCACGTACTGGGGCACGAGTTGGTGCATGCCTTCCAATACCGAGTACTGATCGAGGGTGGTGATTCCACACGCTTGGAGAACATTGCCAATATCCCGTTGTGGATGGTCGAAGGGATGGCGGAGTATTTCTCCATCGGGAAGAAGGATGCCTTTACCTCGATGTGGATGCGCGATGCCTACGCCCGCAATGATTTGCCTAGCTTACGCCAGTTGACCGAACAGTCGCAAAAATATTTTCCCTATCGTTATGGTCAGGCCTTCTGGTCCTACATCGGTTCGACCTATGGGGACACCGTCATTATGCCGCTTTTTATTGAGACTGCAAAGTATGGCTATGAGAGTGCGATCCGCCGGGTATTCGGCTATGATGCGCAGACCATGTCCACCCTTTGGAAAAATAGCATGGAGAATACCTACCGGAACATGGGCCGCGATACCACATCGAACCCTATCGGGCAGTTGCTCTTGTCGCGCAAGAATGCCGGTCGGATGAACGTTTCTCCGGCGATTTCACCAGACGGTAAGTATGTGGTTTTCCTTTCCGAGATGGATCTGTTCAGTATCGATCTCTTCCTGGCGGATGCCGAATCCGGGAAGGTGATACGGAAGCTCGGCAGTCGACTCACCAATCGGGATATCGATGAGTTCAGTTTTATAGAATCCGCAGGGACCTTCTCGCCGGATAGCAAGTTTTTTGCATTCTCGGTGTTCAGTGAGGGCAAGAATAAATTGATGATCGTGGATGTGGGGACCGGTAAGACGGTTTCTGTACAAGCGATGGGGGATATTACGGAATTTACGAACATCACTTGGGCACCGAACGGAAGTTTGGTCGCCTTTTCAGGCCTGAAGAATGGTCGAAGTGATATCTATACGTATGACCTCCAAACCAAGGAGCTCAACCAATTGATGGATGATAAATATTCCGATTTTCAACCTAGCTTCTCCAGAGATGGTAAGTTTATCGTGTTCAGTACGGACCGGATGTCCCTGGAGTCATCCAGCCGCAGCGTGACCATCCCAATGAGCTTGGCCGTTGTGGATGTGAATACCAAAGAGATTCGGGAAATCCCTGTGTTTCCAGGTGCGAACAACCTGAATCCGCAATTCTCGTCCAATGGCGAGGAGATCTATTTCCTATCGAACAGCGACGGTTTCCGGAATATGTACAAGATCAAGATCGCCGACTCTTCGGTAGAGCGTATGACCGATTACTTCACAGGTATCAGTGGGATTACGGAATACTCTCCGGCACTGAGTGTCTCGGCGAATGATGATATTGTGTATTCCTATTATAAGGACAATGCCTATACGGTATATAAGGCAAAGGCCAGCGAATTTGAATCTGTAGCTGTCGATGCGGCTGAGGTGAATCAGGAGGCTGCGATGTTGCCGCCGGCACAGAGCCGTGGCGTAAATGTGGTGAACACGAACTTGACTAATTTCAATGCATATGGTCGGATTTCGGATGCACAGATCAATGAGGTGCCGTACCGTCCAAAATTTAAACTGGATTACTTGGCCAACAGTGGCGTGGGTATGTCCGTAGGTTCTCGTTATGGTGCAGGTATCAGCTCGGGTGTGCAGGGGATGTTCTCCGATATCCTCGGATATAACCAGATCTTCGCTGCCCTGAACATCAATGGAGAGATTTATGATTTCGGTGGGCAGGTGGCCTACATCAATCAGCGCAGCCGCTGGAACTGGGGTGGGTCGCTATCCCATATCCCTTATCGATTCGGTTTCTACGACTTTGCGACGCGTGATTTGGGGAATGGTCCGGAGAATGTGCTGGATCAGTACCTGGTACGCTCATTCCAAACGCAGGTGGATGCCTTCGTGGCTTATCCATTCAATAGACATCACCGTTTCGAAACCGGTGCCGCTGCATCCTACAACTCCTACCGTGTGGATCGCTATACACAGACGGCTTTCTATTATGGTAACCGCGAGAAAGTTTCCAATGAAGAAGCTGCGGCAGCGATGGGCGTGAATAACTTGGATCCATTCAACCTGATGCAGGTGAATGCTGGATTCGTGGGTGATAATGCGGTCTTTGGTATTGCAGCACCATTGCAGGGATTCCGCTACCGCCTAGGTGCTGAACAGTATTTTGGAACCTACAGTTTTACGGCTTTGAATGTGGACCTTAGAAAATACCATCGGATTAAACCCGTGACCATTGCGGCGCGCGTGTATTCTTACATGCGTATGGGTACCGATGCTGATAAATTATACAACATGTATATCGGTTATCCTTATCTCGTACGTGGATATGAGTCAAACTCCTTCGGGCCGAGCAGCATGATCGGGTATACGGATCTTTCGGGATCCAAGATGGTGGTCGGAAACTTTGAAATCAGGTTGCCTTTCACCGGACCTGAGAAATTGGCAGCAGTACCATCGAACTTCCTGTTCACGGATCTAAACTTCTTCGTGGATGGCGGTCTTGCTTGGTCAGATGCGCAGACTGTCAAATGGAAGAAAACGGATGCCGACTTAGTGACGCGGACGTCAAATGGGCAGACGTATCAAATATATGATCCTATGGTGACCATGCCGGTTTTCAGTGCGGGGATTTCCTTGCGCGTCAACCTGTTCGGCGCAATGATATTGGAACCTTACTATGCTATTCAGTTGAACAATCCGACTCGTGAGAAATTCGGGACGTTTGGATTAAACTTTGCACCGGGTTGGTAG
- a CDS encoding XRE family transcriptional regulator has product MSNISSNLKFLRKKKGLTQQQFADLMEIKRASVGAYEEDRAEPKYELLKKIAEFYDLSMDELANDEIDERWKPTPKSNASNLRVLSVTVDAQDRENIEFVPVKASAGYLNGYADPEFVSELPKFSLPLFNQGTYRAFEIKGDSMLPLPSGSLIIAEYVENWHDIKTGQTYVVVSANDGVVYKRIGQKFKEDKGLKLVSDNKTYEPYWVSAADILEVWKAKAFVSTELPEPSPEPTLEGLSSMMAQMQKTIKSMGDKN; this is encoded by the coding sequence ATGTCGAACATTTCATCAAATCTCAAATTCCTCAGGAAGAAAAAAGGCTTAACGCAACAGCAATTTGCTGATTTAATGGAGATTAAGCGTGCTTCAGTAGGGGCGTATGAAGAAGATAGAGCAGAGCCGAAGTATGAATTGCTAAAAAAGATAGCGGAGTTCTATGATCTAAGTATGGATGAATTGGCGAATGATGAAATCGATGAACGTTGGAAGCCAACACCGAAGAGTAATGCGTCCAACCTGCGGGTATTGAGCGTAACGGTGGACGCCCAGGATCGGGAGAATATTGAGTTTGTGCCGGTAAAGGCAAGTGCCGGGTATTTAAATGGCTATGCCGACCCGGAGTTCGTGAGTGAATTGCCGAAGTTCTCCCTGCCATTATTTAATCAAGGTACGTACCGGGCGTTCGAGATCAAGGGGGATTCAATGTTGCCTTTGCCATCAGGTTCCTTGATCATCGCAGAGTATGTAGAAAATTGGCATGATATCAAGACCGGGCAGACCTATGTGGTCGTGTCCGCAAATGATGGTGTTGTTTATAAACGCATCGGACAAAAGTTTAAAGAGGATAAGGGATTGAAATTGGTATCCGATAATAAGACCTATGAACCTTATTGGGTTTCGGCCGCAGATATTCTGGAAGTATGGAAAGCGAAGGCTTTCGTGAGTACGGAATTGCCGGAGCCAAGTCCAGAGCCTACATTGGAAGGATTATCCAGTATGATGGCCCAGATGCAGAAAACCATCAAGTCCATGGGTGATAAAAATTAG
- the rimP gene encoding ribosome assembly cofactor RimP, whose product MQVENRVIELIEEKIADREDLFIVSVRFLKNGVLEILLDGDNGIAIEDCVQVSRHVGFHLEEENVIDKAYRLEVSSPGIDTPLVMKRQFDKNVGRSVQVKMLDGTKREGVLLSATDDSISIEEKVKEKGKKAVQVESAIPLDQIKETKVLISFK is encoded by the coding sequence ATGCAGGTTGAGAATCGAGTAATCGAATTAATTGAAGAGAAGATTGCGGACCGCGAGGATTTATTCATCGTGAGTGTTCGTTTTCTGAAGAACGGGGTGTTGGAGATTTTGCTTGATGGGGATAATGGTATCGCCATTGAGGATTGTGTGCAGGTGAGCCGTCATGTTGGTTTCCATTTGGAGGAGGAAAATGTGATCGACAAAGCCTACCGTTTGGAAGTTTCTTCTCCCGGTATCGATACTCCATTGGTGATGAAGCGTCAGTTTGATAAGAACGTAGGTCGTTCCGTTCAAGTGAAGATGTTGGATGGCACCAAGCGTGAAGGGGTGTTGCTTTCGGCGACTGACGATTCCATCAGCATTGAAGAGAAAGTTAAAGAGAAAGGTAAGAAGGCTGTTCAAGTGGAGTCGGCTATCCCTCTCGATCAAATAAAGGAAACAAAGGTGTTAATTTCATTTAAATAA
- the nusA gene encoding transcription termination factor NusA — MSTNINLIDSFQEFKDFKNIDRPTVITVLEEVFRSMIRKRFGTDENVDVIVNPDNGDLEIWRTRVVMEDGFSEDDDLEIELAEAHQYDADLEVGDDYIEQITLESFGRRAILAARQTLVSKILELEKDEVFKKYKDREGELVVGEVYQIWKKEILVLDEDNNELILPKNEQIPADYFKKGDSIRAVVHKVDMMNTNPKIIISRTAPEFLQRLFELEVPEIFDGLITIKKIVREPGERAKVAVESYDDRIDPVGACVGMKGSRIHGIVRELRNENIDVINFTTNHSLYITRALSPARITSIKIDEEGKTAAVYLKPDQVSLAIGRGGHNIKLAGKLTGYEIDVYRENGEEEEDVDIEEFADEIDSWIIDEFKRVGLDTAKSVLALSEEELVRRTDLEEDTIREILRILQAEFE; from the coding sequence ATGAGTACGAATATAAACTTGATAGACTCGTTTCAAGAGTTCAAAGACTTCAAGAACATAGACCGTCCGACGGTGATCACTGTATTGGAAGAGGTATTCCGCAGTATGATCCGCAAGCGTTTCGGAACAGATGAAAACGTGGACGTAATTGTGAACCCGGACAACGGTGACTTGGAAATCTGGCGTACCAGAGTGGTTATGGAAGATGGATTCTCTGAGGATGACGATCTGGAGATCGAATTGGCAGAAGCACATCAATATGACGCTGACCTGGAAGTCGGTGATGATTATATCGAGCAGATTACATTGGAAAGCTTCGGAAGACGTGCCATTCTTGCGGCTCGTCAGACGTTGGTTTCCAAGATTCTGGAATTGGAGAAAGACGAAGTATTCAAGAAATATAAGGACCGTGAAGGAGAATTGGTTGTTGGTGAGGTATACCAAATCTGGAAAAAAGAGATCTTGGTTCTGGATGAGGACAACAACGAGTTGATCTTGCCGAAGAACGAGCAAATCCCAGCGGATTATTTCAAAAAAGGAGATAGCATCCGTGCGGTTGTACACAAGGTGGATATGATGAACACCAATCCAAAGATTATCATCTCCCGTACTGCCCCTGAGTTCTTGCAGCGCTTGTTCGAGCTTGAGGTTCCTGAGATCTTCGACGGATTGATCACGATCAAGAAAATCGTTCGCGAACCAGGAGAGCGTGCTAAAGTTGCGGTTGAATCGTACGATGACCGTATCGATCCGGTTGGTGCTTGTGTGGGTATGAAAGGTTCCCGTATTCACGGTATCGTTCGTGAGCTACGCAATGAGAACATCGACGTGATCAACTTTACGACGAATCATTCCTTATATATTACACGTGCATTGAGCCCAGCTCGTATCACGTCCATCAAGATTGATGAAGAAGGCAAAACGGCAGCTGTTTATTTGAAACCGGATCAGGTTTCATTGGCAATTGGCCGTGGCGGACACAATATTAAATTGGCCGGTAAATTAACAGGCTACGAAATTGACGTTTACCGTGAGAACGGTGAAGAAGAGGAGGATGTGGATATCGAAGAATTCGCAGACGAAATCGACAGCTGGATCATTGATGAATTCAAGCGTGTAGGGTTGGACACCGCGAAATCCGTATTGGCACTTTCCGAAGAAGAACTGGTGAGACGTACAGATCTAGAAGAGGATACCATCCGCGAGATCTTGCGTATTCTACAGGCGGAATTTGAATAG